Proteins from one Mycobacterium sp. SMC-2 genomic window:
- a CDS encoding NAD(P)-dependent oxidoreductase: protein MLITGGAGFIGSALSRRLVEAGYDVAVMDVLHPQVHGGNRPIDLPPSVRLFTGDVAHAPDWDAVLRLFRPCQIVHLAAETGTAQSLSEATRHGSVNVVGTTQLLDALSRSELVPDQLVLASSRAIYGEGAWQCGTHTFYPRPRSHAQLLAGVWDPQGPTGEAAIPLASCADRTEPRPTNVYAATKLAQEHLLAAWTAAHDASLSVLRLQNVYGPGQSLTNSYTGIVALFARLAREGHPLEVYEDGRIVRDFVYIDDVVDALFSAVQRPATQPRCLDIGSGRPTTIHELAQKVATMCGAPEPVVVPKFRDGDVRAASCDIEPAEEELDWRPKWALDEGLHALLGWIGEQDSLSATSDSTLPAGSAVGEHAGRR, encoded by the coding sequence GTGCTCATCACCGGGGGAGCCGGGTTCATCGGGTCAGCCCTGTCGCGCCGTCTTGTGGAGGCCGGTTACGACGTCGCCGTGATGGACGTCCTGCACCCGCAGGTACACGGTGGTAATCGGCCGATCGACCTGCCGCCGTCCGTGCGGTTGTTCACCGGCGATGTCGCTCACGCACCCGACTGGGATGCGGTGCTGCGGTTGTTCCGCCCTTGCCAGATCGTCCATTTGGCGGCCGAGACGGGCACGGCGCAGTCGCTCTCGGAGGCGACGCGCCATGGCTCGGTGAACGTGGTCGGCACCACCCAGCTTCTTGACGCCCTGAGCCGCTCGGAACTGGTGCCGGACCAACTCGTGCTGGCCTCGTCGAGGGCCATCTACGGCGAGGGTGCGTGGCAATGCGGCACGCATACCTTCTATCCGCGGCCTCGCAGTCATGCCCAGCTGCTCGCCGGCGTCTGGGATCCGCAAGGGCCGACGGGCGAAGCTGCCATCCCGCTTGCGAGCTGCGCCGACCGAACGGAACCCAGGCCCACCAATGTTTACGCCGCGACCAAGCTCGCCCAGGAGCACCTTCTGGCGGCCTGGACGGCCGCGCATGACGCCAGCCTCAGTGTGCTGCGTCTGCAGAACGTCTACGGGCCGGGTCAGTCGCTGACGAATTCGTACACGGGAATAGTCGCTCTCTTCGCGCGTCTTGCACGCGAAGGACATCCGTTGGAGGTTTACGAGGACGGCCGCATCGTGCGCGATTTCGTCTACATCGACGACGTCGTCGACGCGTTGTTTAGCGCGGTGCAGCGGCCCGCGACCCAGCCGCGCTGTCTCGACATCGGATCGGGCCGCCCGACGACCATCCATGAGCTGGCCCAGAAGGTCGCAACCATGTGCGGCGCCCCCGAACCCGTCGTAGTCCCGAAATTCCGCGACGGTGACGTACGCGCCGCGAGCTGTGACATCGAACCGGCGGAAGAGGAGCTCGACTGGCGTCCGAAGTGGGCGCTCGACGAGGGTCTGCATGCACTGCTCGGATGGATCGGTGAGCAGGATTCTCTTTCTGCGACAAGCGATTCCACGCTCCCAGCGGGTAGTGCCGTAGGAGAACATGCCGGGCGCCGTTGA
- a CDS encoding TylF/MycF family methyltransferase, producing the protein MTVTDRDRRSSFVDTRSAYLDLLRRNLTRYGDDELVPVGYERLGRPLFSTRNYLLVRKRPFNQHARELGLDWPADALTMIGMQRLTSLQRCVETVLEENVPGDLVECGVWRGGASILMRAVLAAYGDETRCVWLCDSFAGVPPPDTVHYQADKGITLHRHARILGVPEAEVRVNFERYGLLDDRVRFVPGWFKDTLQDAPIERIAVLRLDGDLYESTIQGLDAFYPRLSSGGFCIIDDYHAIEACRQAVADYREQHGITTGIVEIDGTGVLWRKE; encoded by the coding sequence TTGACCGTAACTGATCGCGACCGGCGATCCTCGTTCGTCGACACGCGGTCTGCGTATCTCGACCTGCTCCGGCGCAACCTCACCCGGTATGGGGACGACGAGTTGGTGCCGGTGGGGTATGAGCGGCTGGGGCGCCCGCTGTTCAGTACCCGCAATTACCTGCTGGTGCGTAAGCGTCCGTTCAATCAGCACGCGCGCGAGTTGGGGCTGGATTGGCCGGCGGATGCCTTGACGATGATCGGCATGCAGCGGCTGACCAGTTTGCAGCGATGTGTCGAGACCGTTCTCGAGGAGAACGTTCCGGGGGATCTGGTCGAGTGTGGCGTGTGGCGCGGCGGGGCCTCAATTTTGATGCGTGCCGTCTTGGCGGCCTATGGGGATGAGACGCGATGCGTGTGGCTATGTGATTCGTTCGCGGGTGTGCCGCCCCCAGACACCGTGCATTACCAGGCAGACAAAGGGATTACGCTGCACCGGCACGCCAGGATACTGGGGGTCCCGGAGGCGGAGGTCCGGGTGAATTTCGAGCGGTACGGGTTGCTTGATGATCGGGTTCGCTTTGTTCCGGGCTGGTTCAAGGACACGCTGCAGGATGCTCCGATCGAGCGCATCGCCGTTTTGCGGCTTGATGGTGATCTTTACGAATCCACGATTCAAGGGCTCGACGCGTTCTATCCGCGGCTGTCTTCGGGGGGCTTTTGCATCATTGACGACTACCACGCGATCGAGGCGTGTCGGCAGGCTGTCGCGGATTACCGCGAGCAGCACGGCATCACCACGGGCATCGTCGAAATAGACGGCACGGGAGTGCTATGGCGCAAGGAATAA
- a CDS encoding TylF/MycF family methyltransferase, producing the protein MGKSRRAAVKRTGASSSSRPLSLRARLLLWWVRTEYAIARKVLPDVYANDGLISFHRHAFLDDPAFQRAYERGARALGGQDWYQWHWRVHVGLWAAASASKLDGDFVECGVNYGFLSSAVMEYLDWDRLGKTFYLLDTFAGLDPRFSVAGDSNAGDLQRSEHHLRTGMYVSGVDSVRANFAQWQNQRIIVGSIPETLDQVDARAVAFLHIDMNCAPPEVAALRFFWPRLSPGAFVLLDDYAYRGFDEQRLAMDELARELDVPICALPTGQGLLIKPARESTADRAPITRAYQGSS; encoded by the coding sequence ATGGGCAAGAGTCGACGCGCTGCCGTGAAGCGCACAGGGGCGTCATCCTCCTCACGTCCCCTGTCTCTGAGGGCCCGCCTCCTGCTCTGGTGGGTGCGCACCGAGTACGCGATTGCGCGCAAAGTTTTACCCGATGTCTACGCCAACGACGGGTTGATCAGTTTCCACCGCCACGCTTTCCTGGACGATCCGGCATTCCAGCGCGCCTACGAGCGAGGGGCGCGCGCCCTCGGCGGGCAGGATTGGTACCAGTGGCATTGGCGCGTCCACGTCGGACTGTGGGCGGCGGCCAGCGCCAGCAAGCTTGACGGCGATTTCGTCGAGTGCGGCGTCAATTACGGGTTCTTGAGCAGCGCCGTAATGGAATACCTCGATTGGGATCGGTTGGGCAAGACGTTCTATCTGCTCGACACCTTCGCGGGCCTCGACCCGCGCTTCAGCGTAGCCGGGGACAGCAATGCCGGGGATCTCCAAAGGAGCGAGCATCACCTGCGCACCGGGATGTATGTCAGCGGCGTTGACAGTGTGCGGGCCAATTTCGCTCAGTGGCAGAACCAACGCATCATCGTCGGCTCAATCCCGGAAACGCTCGACCAGGTCGATGCCCGCGCGGTTGCGTTCCTGCACATCGACATGAATTGCGCTCCCCCGGAGGTTGCCGCCCTGCGCTTTTTCTGGCCGCGCCTTTCTCCCGGCGCTTTCGTGCTGCTCGACGACTACGCCTACCGAGGGTTCGACGAGCAGCGCCTCGCGATGGATGAATTGGCGCGTGAGCTGGACGTGCCGATCTGTGCGTTGCCCACCGGCCAGGGCCTATTGATCAAACCGGCACGAGAATCCACCGCAGACCGCGCGCCCATCACTCGGGCGTACCAGGGATCCAGCTGA
- a CDS encoding glycosyltransferase, giving the protein MTEGTTANSPKVSIVSTTHNQEAYVRQAFDSFIAQQTDFLVEVIVADDASTDGTPAIIREYAERYPQLFRPIFRSENLGLNANLVGALSLARGDYIALCEGDDFWTDPLKLSKQVTFMDQHPNTAVCFHPVRVMWDDGSAKDTKFPPVYLRGNLSVDALILMNFIQTNSVVYRRLERYDGIPADVMPLDWYLHVRHAVHGEIAMLPETMAVYRRHSQGMWHNQVVDPPKFWLTQGPGHAATFDAMIDLFPGDPLRQELIAVMADWILHQIAKVPGSEGGGAFQNTIARHPRIAMLALQHRWATPTRRLTTLRRRLAAVAPSRRGLVDIWPALVSNAR; this is encoded by the coding sequence GTGACCGAAGGGACGACCGCGAACTCACCCAAGGTGAGCATCGTGTCGACGACCCACAACCAAGAGGCCTACGTCCGCCAGGCTTTCGACAGCTTCATCGCCCAGCAGACCGACTTCCTTGTGGAAGTTATCGTCGCCGACGATGCGTCGACTGATGGCACCCCGGCGATCATCCGCGAGTACGCCGAGCGCTACCCGCAGTTGTTCCGGCCGATTTTCAGATCCGAGAATCTCGGCCTCAACGCGAACCTAGTGGGCGCTCTATCACTGGCGCGTGGCGACTACATCGCGCTGTGCGAGGGGGACGACTTCTGGACCGATCCGCTGAAGCTCAGCAAACAAGTCACATTCATGGATCAGCACCCGAACACGGCGGTGTGTTTCCATCCAGTCCGGGTGATGTGGGATGACGGTTCTGCCAAAGACACGAAGTTCCCCCCGGTGTACTTGCGTGGCAACTTGAGCGTCGATGCGCTGATCTTGATGAACTTCATTCAGACAAACTCCGTCGTCTACCGCCGACTTGAGCGCTACGATGGCATACCCGCCGATGTCATGCCCCTGGATTGGTACCTACACGTCCGACACGCGGTCCACGGCGAAATCGCTATGTTGCCAGAGACAATGGCCGTCTACCGACGCCATTCTCAAGGTATGTGGCATAACCAAGTTGTCGACCCCCCGAAGTTCTGGCTGACGCAAGGCCCCGGCCATGCAGCGACCTTCGACGCCATGATCGACCTGTTCCCGGGCGACCCACTGCGTCAGGAACTCATTGCCGTAATGGCCGATTGGATTTTGCATCAGATCGCGAAGGTTCCTGGCTCTGAGGGTGGCGGCGCCTTCCAGAACACCATCGCGCGCCACCCGCGGATAGCAATGCTGGCGCTGCAGCACCGCTGGGCGACGCCCACGCGGCGGCTCACGACTTTGCGGCGTCGACTTGCCGCCGTCGCGCCGAGTCGGAGAGGTCTGGTCGACATCTGGCCGGCGCTGGTCTCAAACGCCAGATGA
- a CDS encoding sulfotransferase family protein has protein sequence MRLARTTRPAKSIAGSASLLERSAETRPLALFVLGMGRSGTSALTRVLSLCGAALPAGMMGADETNKRGYWEPRASLLLNRSILERRGSAWWDPSLRVLEEDAFTEVEREACTADITAYLETLPAAPLLVIKDLNIVVLSEMWFEAARRAGLDVAVVIAVRHPQEVIASLGKAAGASPELASSLWLKGNLLAERHSRDVPRVFVEYTQLLGDWRREVKRISSALEIDLSTEDESAVDDFLTPDLRRNRDCGPVVDRFGTDWMSAVYEAMHAAALDGPPDVSTLDRVFEAYRASEHDFRLALEDARRHSNSVTTRLLRPSIAKPLLEIVALAHRRKGTWA, from the coding sequence ATGAGATTGGCCCGCACCACTAGACCCGCCAAAAGTATCGCCGGCTCCGCCAGCCTCCTCGAACGTTCAGCCGAAACGCGGCCGCTCGCTTTGTTCGTTTTGGGGATGGGCCGGTCGGGGACGTCGGCATTGACCCGCGTTCTTTCGTTATGCGGCGCCGCGCTTCCGGCCGGGATGATGGGGGCCGACGAAACCAACAAGCGCGGCTACTGGGAGCCGCGCGCGTCGCTGCTGCTCAACAGGTCAATCCTGGAGCGCCGCGGCAGCGCCTGGTGGGACCCGTCGCTGCGCGTGCTGGAGGAGGATGCCTTCACCGAGGTGGAGAGGGAGGCCTGTACCGCCGACATCACGGCCTACCTCGAGACGCTGCCGGCCGCACCGCTGCTGGTCATCAAGGACTTGAACATTGTTGTGCTGTCGGAGATGTGGTTCGAGGCGGCGCGTCGGGCGGGTCTCGACGTCGCGGTCGTCATCGCGGTGCGTCATCCGCAGGAGGTCATCGCGTCGCTCGGTAAGGCCGCCGGGGCATCCCCGGAACTGGCGAGCTCCCTGTGGTTGAAAGGGAACCTGCTGGCCGAGCGCCACTCGCGCGACGTGCCCCGGGTCTTCGTTGAATACACCCAGCTCCTCGGGGACTGGCGCCGGGAGGTGAAGCGGATCTCCTCCGCGCTGGAGATCGACCTGAGCACGGAGGATGAAAGCGCAGTCGACGACTTTCTCACTCCTGATCTGCGGCGCAACCGGGATTGCGGCCCGGTGGTCGATCGTTTTGGCACCGACTGGATGTCGGCGGTCTATGAGGCCATGCACGCGGCCGCGCTGGACGGACCGCCGGATGTCTCGACGCTGGACCGCGTTTTCGAGGCCTATCGGGCCAGTGAACACGATTTCCGGTTGGCGTTGGAAGACGCCCGTCGCCATTCCAACAGCGTCACCACCAGGCTGCTGAGGCCGTCCATCGCGAAGCCATTGCTCGAAATCGTCGCGCTGGCTCACCGTCGCAAGGGCACCTGGGCCTAG
- a CDS encoding TylF/MycF family methyltransferase, translating into MTVTDRDTRLAYLDLLRRDLTRYGSDELVPAGLKRLGRPLFSTRNYLLVRKRPFNQHARDFGLDWPADALTMIGMQRLTSLQRCVETVLKENVPGDLVECGVWRGGASILMRAVLAAYGDETRCVWLCDSFAGVPPPDAEKYKADRGIKLHRHARILGVPEAEVRANFERYGLLDDQVRFVPGWFKDTLQDAPIERIAVLRLDGDLYESTIQGLDALYPRLSSGGFCIIDDYHAIEACRQAVADYREQHGITTEIVEIDGTGVLWRKE; encoded by the coding sequence TTGACTGTGACCGATCGGGACACGCGGCTCGCATACCTTGACCTGCTCCGACGCGATCTCACTCGGTATGGCAGCGACGAGTTGGTGCCGGCGGGGTTGAAGCGGCTGGGTCGGCCGCTGTTCAGTACCCGCAATTACCTGCTGGTGCGTAAGCGGCCGTTCAATCAGCACGCGCGGGACTTCGGGCTGGATTGGCCGGCGGATGCCTTGACGATGATCGGCATGCAGCGGCTGACCAGTTTGCAGCGTTGCGTTGAGACCGTTCTCAAGGAGAACGTTCCGGGGGATCTGGTCGAGTGTGGCGTGTGGCGCGGCGGGGCCTCAATTTTGATGCGCGCCGTCTTGGCGGCCTATGGGGATGAGACGCGATGCGTGTGGCTATGTGATTCGTTCGCGGGTGTGCCGCCCCCGGACGCCGAAAAGTACAAGGCTGACAGGGGGATCAAGCTCCACCGGCACGCCAGGATACTGGGGGTCCCGGAGGCGGAGGTCCGGGCGAATTTCGAGCGGTACGGGTTGCTCGATGATCAGGTTCGCTTTGTTCCGGGCTGGTTCAAGGACACGCTGCAGGATGCTCCGATCGAGCGCATTGCCGTGTTGCGGCTTGACGGTGATCTCTACGAATCCACCATTCAAGGGCTCGACGCGCTCTACCCCCGGCTGTCTTCGGGGGGCTTTTGTATCATTGACGACTACCACGCCATCGAGGCGTGCCGGCAGGCTGTCGCGGATTACCGCGAACAACATGGCATCACCACGGAGATCGTTGAGATAGACGGCACAGGGGTGCTTTGGCGCAAGGAATGA
- a CDS encoding class I SAM-dependent methyltransferase — protein MSEVTNECRLCGSTGPHRTLSVREMFFGTREQFEYFSCAACETLQIVNALEDDELARFYPSDYYSFDVSAEPRMRRWLTTQQDRFALGAGGRPVGALLSALSPSLRSLIGAQDASVDVVKVLGQLGFARDSRILDVGCGGGVLLDRLARVGFNNLSGADPFLAADGQTRHGVPLMKRYLSEVTGEFDLIMFNHSLEHVPDFVATLEAAYEKLAPGGACLVRLPTTSSEAWTIYGSDWVNIDAPRHIAIPSREGMALAADKVGLRVDKTFDDATFLQFIGSEAYKRDIPLTDPAMFWKVLRAVGPKQIWAWQKRAESLNRQGRGDWTGFVLRAR, from the coding sequence GTGAGCGAAGTCACCAACGAGTGCCGGCTGTGCGGATCGACTGGTCCGCACCGTACCCTTTCCGTCCGCGAGATGTTTTTCGGCACCCGAGAGCAATTCGAGTATTTCAGCTGTGCGGCCTGCGAAACGCTACAGATTGTCAACGCGCTCGAAGACGATGAGCTCGCGCGCTTCTATCCCTCGGATTATTACTCTTTCGACGTTTCGGCTGAGCCGAGGATGCGTCGGTGGCTCACTACGCAGCAGGATCGTTTCGCATTGGGTGCTGGGGGCCGTCCGGTCGGGGCGTTACTATCGGCGCTTTCACCTAGCCTCCGCTCTCTCATTGGCGCGCAGGATGCAAGCGTAGATGTCGTTAAAGTGCTGGGTCAATTGGGGTTTGCACGGGACTCGCGAATATTGGACGTGGGCTGTGGCGGGGGTGTGCTACTCGACAGGCTGGCGAGGGTCGGATTTAACAATTTGTCCGGTGCCGATCCGTTCTTGGCGGCCGATGGCCAGACTCGCCACGGGGTGCCGCTGATGAAGCGCTATCTGAGCGAGGTGACCGGGGAATTCGATTTGATTATGTTCAATCATTCCCTCGAACACGTGCCCGATTTCGTCGCGACGCTCGAGGCGGCATACGAGAAACTCGCTCCCGGCGGCGCGTGCCTGGTTCGCCTGCCAACGACCTCTTCGGAAGCGTGGACTATCTATGGGAGCGACTGGGTCAACATCGACGCGCCTCGCCATATCGCTATACCGTCCCGAGAGGGAATGGCGCTGGCGGCCGACAAAGTTGGGCTGCGAGTCGATAAAACATTCGACGACGCGACTTTTTTGCAATTCATCGGAAGTGAAGCCTACAAACGCGATATTCCGCTGACCGACCCCGCGATGTTTTGGAAGGTCCTGCGGGCCGTCGGGCCCAAGCAAATCTGGGCCTGGCAAAAGCGCGCGGAAAGCCTCAATCGGCAAGGCCGTGGCGACTGGACCGGCTTCGTGTTGCGCGCCAGGTGA
- a CDS encoding glycosyltransferase has translation MKFAVASYGTRGDIEPCVAIGRELMRRGHEVRMAVPPNLVDLAQSAGLGAIPYGPDMHDFWSDEFIRDFWRNLVRGPVKLVREAWEPVLRNWSQMSSALMSVAAGADLIFTGQLYQDLAINVADYYGIPMATLHYIPMRPNGELIPMLPAPVVRRGMALYDWLCWRMNKKAEDRQRRELGLPTATVASPRRIPERGSLEIQAYDEVCFPGLAAEWREWGEQRPFVGSLTMELPTGAEDEVLSWIGAGTPPICFGFGSMPVAESPADTVKMIASACAELGERALICSGWSDFSNVPHFDHVKVVGVVNYTTIFPACRAVVHHGGSGTTAAGLRAGVPTLILWTAGDQPMWGAHIKQLKVGKARRFSTTTRESLVGDLREILAEDYVARARDIASQMTKPADSVGRAVDLLENFARSEHCVRTARR, from the coding sequence ATGAAATTTGCTGTGGCGAGCTACGGGACGCGCGGCGATATCGAGCCGTGCGTAGCAATCGGTCGGGAACTGATGCGCAGGGGCCATGAGGTGCGCATGGCCGTTCCACCCAATCTCGTTGACCTTGCTCAGTCAGCTGGGCTCGGGGCTATCCCCTATGGGCCGGATATGCACGACTTCTGGAGCGACGAGTTCATCCGCGACTTTTGGAGGAACCTCGTCCGCGGCCCGGTCAAGTTGGTCCGCGAAGCCTGGGAGCCCGTGCTCCGGAACTGGTCGCAGATGAGTTCGGCACTGATGTCGGTGGCGGCCGGGGCCGATCTGATCTTCACCGGCCAGCTGTATCAGGATCTCGCGATCAACGTCGCGGACTACTACGGCATACCAATGGCCACACTGCATTACATCCCAATGCGCCCGAATGGCGAGCTCATTCCGATGCTGCCGGCACCGGTGGTTCGCCGTGGAATGGCCCTGTACGACTGGCTATGTTGGCGCATGAACAAGAAGGCCGAGGACAGGCAGCGACGTGAGCTCGGCCTTCCTACGGCCACGGTTGCCTCGCCCCGTCGGATACCCGAACGCGGATCATTGGAGATCCAGGCGTACGACGAGGTGTGCTTCCCCGGGTTGGCCGCCGAATGGCGTGAATGGGGCGAGCAACGGCCTTTCGTCGGCTCGCTGACGATGGAATTGCCAACGGGCGCCGAAGACGAGGTCTTGTCGTGGATTGGCGCCGGAACGCCCCCGATATGCTTTGGCTTCGGTAGCATGCCGGTCGCGGAATCCCCGGCCGACACTGTCAAGATGATCGCATCCGCCTGCGCGGAATTGGGTGAGCGGGCATTGATTTGTTCCGGCTGGAGCGACTTCAGCAATGTTCCGCACTTCGACCACGTCAAGGTAGTGGGTGTGGTGAATTACACGACGATCTTTCCCGCGTGCCGCGCGGTCGTGCACCACGGCGGCTCGGGCACCACGGCCGCGGGCTTGCGTGCCGGGGTTCCCACGCTAATCCTCTGGACGGCCGGCGACCAGCCGATGTGGGGAGCCCATATCAAACAACTGAAAGTGGGCAAGGCCCGGCGCTTTTCGACCACTACCCGTGAATCTTTGGTCGGGGACCTGCGGGAGATCCTCGCAGAGGATTACGTCGCTCGCGCGCGCGACATCGCGTCGCAGATGACGAAACCCGCCGACAGCGTCGGCCGCGCCGTCGACCTGCTGGAGAATTTCGCCCGGTCAGAACATTGCGTTCGCACTGCTCGACGCTGA
- a CDS encoding glycosyltransferase: MKIAMASSGSRGDVEPCTAVGAELQRRGHDVSMAVPPNLIGLVEAAGLDAVPYGPNQEDGYWDTDFLRHWWRVPEVARLWREAQELLAQAWAEMSTTLVEIANGADLVFSGPGFPAIPANVAEYYDIPLATMHYFPMPPNGQTVPSLPSPAVRSTMVALDWVQWRVTKKAEDAQRRKLGLPKATAPAPRRITARGSLEIQAYDQACFPGLAAEWAKWGGQRPFVGTLTMELTTDDDAEIASWIAAGTPPICFGFGSTVVNSPADTVALIGAACAELGERALVCSGWSDFSDVPAADHVKVVGPVNYAAVFPACRAVVHHGGAGTTAAGLRAGLPTLSLWSKGDQRIWAAQIKRLKVGTARPFSATTRESLIADLRQILSAEYVARARDLATRMTKPADSAAKAADLVENLAHAGRVG; the protein is encoded by the coding sequence GTGAAAATTGCCATGGCAAGCTCAGGAAGCCGCGGCGATGTCGAGCCCTGCACCGCCGTCGGCGCCGAGCTGCAACGCCGCGGACACGACGTCAGCATGGCCGTCCCACCAAATCTGATCGGCCTGGTCGAGGCGGCCGGGCTTGACGCGGTCCCCTACGGGCCAAATCAGGAGGACGGGTACTGGGACACGGATTTCCTTCGCCATTGGTGGCGGGTTCCGGAAGTGGCCCGGTTGTGGCGCGAAGCCCAGGAGCTCCTCGCCCAGGCGTGGGCGGAGATGAGTACCACGCTGGTGGAGATAGCCAACGGCGCGGATTTGGTGTTCAGCGGGCCGGGCTTCCCCGCGATACCGGCCAACGTCGCGGAGTACTACGACATCCCGTTGGCCACCATGCACTACTTCCCGATGCCGCCCAACGGCCAGACGGTTCCCAGCCTGCCGTCGCCGGCGGTCCGCTCCACCATGGTGGCTCTGGACTGGGTGCAGTGGCGGGTGACGAAGAAGGCCGAGGACGCACAGCGTCGGAAACTTGGGCTGCCCAAGGCAACCGCTCCCGCACCGCGCCGGATCACCGCACGCGGATCGCTGGAAATCCAGGCCTACGACCAGGCGTGCTTTCCCGGGCTGGCTGCCGAATGGGCGAAATGGGGTGGGCAGCGGCCCTTTGTCGGCACGCTCACGATGGAGTTGACCACCGATGACGACGCCGAGATCGCGTCGTGGATTGCCGCGGGAACGCCGCCCATTTGCTTCGGCTTTGGCAGCACGGTGGTCAACTCCCCCGCCGACACGGTCGCCCTGATCGGTGCGGCCTGCGCGGAGTTAGGCGAGCGGGCCTTGGTCTGCTCGGGCTGGAGCGATTTCAGCGACGTGCCGGCGGCCGACCACGTCAAGGTGGTCGGCCCGGTGAATTACGCCGCGGTCTTCCCGGCCTGTCGTGCGGTAGTGCACCACGGTGGCGCGGGCACCACGGCGGCAGGCCTGCGCGCCGGGTTGCCCACGTTGAGCCTGTGGAGCAAGGGAGATCAGCGGATCTGGGCGGCTCAGATCAAACGCCTGAAGGTCGGCACTGCCCGGCCCTTCTCAGCAACCACCCGCGAATCGCTGATCGCAGACCTGCGCCAGATCCTCTCCGCCGAATACGTCGCCCGCGCCCGCGATCTCGCCACCCGGATGACCAAGCCCGCCGACAGCGCCGCCAAGGCCGCCGATCTGGTGGAAAATCTCGCCCACGCGGGGCGAGTCGGCTGA
- a CDS encoding glycosyltransferase: protein MKFALACYGTRGDIEPSAAVGRELLRRGHEVRMAVPPELVGFVESVGLAAVPYGPELQEFLDEEFLRNMWTEFLRNVWKVRDPIRLMLRVWEPIIRHWGEVSTTLISLAEGADLLSTGLNFEQPAANVAEYYDIPLATMHHFPMRANGQLVPSVPAPVMRSTMTAVEWLFWRATKKVDNAQRHDLGLPKATRRSQRRITEREALEIQGYDAVCFPGLATEWAKWGDRRPFVGALTMELPTDADDEVASWIAAGKPPICFGSGSIALESPTATVEMIAAACAQLGERALICFGGTDFSDVPRFDHVKVVGAVNYASIFPACRAVVHHGGSGTTAASLRAGIPTLILWSSADQPYWGNQVKRLKVGAARRFSATTEKSLVADLRRILTPEYANRARELATRMSKPAESVAAAADLLEEATRRQPSPRAERPR, encoded by the coding sequence ATGAAGTTTGCCCTGGCATGCTACGGAACGCGCGGCGACATAGAGCCTTCCGCCGCCGTCGGCCGCGAACTGCTGCGCAGAGGGCACGAGGTCCGCATGGCGGTCCCACCCGAGCTCGTCGGGTTCGTCGAATCGGTTGGGCTTGCGGCCGTCCCCTACGGGCCGGAACTGCAGGAGTTCCTGGACGAGGAATTCCTGCGCAACATGTGGACGGAATTCCTCCGCAACGTCTGGAAGGTCCGCGACCCGATCCGGCTGATGCTCAGAGTGTGGGAGCCCATTATCCGGCATTGGGGCGAAGTCAGCACAACGCTGATATCGCTGGCCGAGGGCGCCGACCTGCTGTCTACCGGCTTGAATTTCGAGCAGCCCGCCGCCAACGTCGCGGAGTACTACGACATTCCGTTGGCCACGATGCATCACTTCCCGATGCGGGCCAACGGCCAGCTCGTGCCGAGCGTGCCGGCCCCGGTGATGCGCTCCACGATGACGGCCGTGGAGTGGCTGTTTTGGCGCGCGACAAAAAAGGTGGACAACGCGCAGCGCCACGACCTGGGCCTGCCGAAGGCCACACGGCGCTCGCAACGACGGATCACCGAACGCGAAGCACTGGAAATCCAAGGCTACGACGCGGTTTGCTTCCCTGGGCTGGCGACCGAGTGGGCGAAATGGGGCGACCGCCGTCCCTTCGTGGGGGCTCTGACGATGGAGTTGCCTACCGACGCAGATGACGAGGTCGCGTCGTGGATTGCCGCGGGAAAACCGCCGATTTGCTTTGGGTCAGGCAGCATAGCGCTCGAATCTCCCACTGCTACAGTAGAAATGATCGCTGCAGCCTGCGCGCAGTTAGGCGAACGAGCGTTGATCTGTTTCGGTGGAACCGACTTCAGCGACGTGCCCCGCTTCGATCATGTCAAGGTAGTGGGCGCGGTCAACTACGCGTCGATCTTTCCCGCGTGCCGGGCGGTCGTTCATCACGGCGGCTCCGGCACCACGGCCGCGAGCCTGCGCGCCGGCATCCCCACGTTGATCCTCTGGAGCTCGGCCGACCAGCCGTACTGGGGAAATCAAGTCAAACGTCTCAAAGTAGGTGCCGCCCGACGCTTTTCGGCCACCACCGAGAAATCGCTTGTGGCGGACCTGCGTCGCATCCTCACGCCGGAATATGCCAACCGGGCCCGCGAGCTCGCCACCCGAATGAGCAAACCCGCGGAAAGCGTGGCCGCCGCCGCCGATCTCTTGGAAGAAGCCACGCGCAGACAGCCGTCGCCTAGGGCCGAGCGGCCAAGGTGA